The genomic segment GTAAGAGTCAGATTAAATAACAAGAGTATTAAGGACTTGATATAGATATGGAATTGAAGAATTgctaagaaattaaatttttgcACACTGGGCAGCTGTCTACCTTGTGTCTACAACAATGTTATACCTGGCTCTACAACACAAATGATAACAGATATTATCACTAGCAGTTATATTTATGCGTCAACCTAACTGTAATTTGCAGTTATTATTAAGTAGAACTCTAAGTCACCAACAGCTTCAAAAGACAGCTTTGGTGGACATTATCATTCAGTTTGCCAAAGACTAAAATTTCTGCATAATCCTAAAAAGGTAAGGATAAAAATTTCAGCAAAGCTTTTCAACCAGAAAGGAGAAAGTGGTATTTTCAGGTGACAGCTGAAAGGACCAGCATATTTGCGTTTATAAGACAGCtggtattttcagtattttaatttgtgaGTTTTTCAACTTGCTGAGCTTTCCAAGTAAGGCCAAGTATTAATGGGGAAAAGCTAGTACAGGTATTAATGACATTCTTCTTGACTAATATGCAACCATACCAAAGAGCTGTGGAACACAGCTTGCAtagctgcttctctgcagagtGCTGTAAGGTCAGCTCCAACATACCCAGTTGTCATTTCTGCCAGTTTAACCAAATCAACATCTGTAGAAATTGGCATATCAGATGTAAGCAACTGCAGGATGGATCTTCTTTGTGTAAGTGTTGGGGTCCCAATAACAACCTAAATCAAATACGGCAAACACATACTTTAAATAGGTATTTTGCTGTATTCCTCTTATTTTCTAGACATAGGCAAGCAGCTTGGTCTCTGCTCTACACTGCTTACTTATGATTTATACATACTTACATTGCAACTAAAAGAGTTTTATAGGAAACATTACCAGCACTATACAAATGacaaatacttaaaatactCTTCATTTACACTTATTTTCCGTGTGAACAGTGTTTGCATAAACAGTTCTTCATAAGACACTGTCAGCTGATGCATATCAAGTCCTAATTTAAGGCAATTTTATTGTAAATTGTAACACCGAAATAACTTTCCTTTCAACATAAGAACTGGattagattaagaaaaaaaaaaatcaattagaCAAACATTCATACATTAAAACCCTGGTAAAATACCACCATAAAATATGTCTCAAGAACTCAAGAATGAAAATTATACTTGTGAAAGCATTAAAGAACTTCACTAAACCGGATGAGCCAGGAGTGCgagcaaaacaaacaacacaagCAAAAGTACTGTGCATTGTGTAACTGCAagtgttctttcttctttagaGTATTAGGCTAGAAGTTTTCCAGAGTAGACCAAGCCTCTGTTACTGAAACCTGAATAGACTTTTTgacacaatcatagaatagttagggttggaaaggacctcaagatcatccagttccaacccccctgccataggcagggacacctcacactaaaccatcccacccaaggcttcatccagcctggccttgaactctgccagggatggagcactcgcaacccctctgggcaaccgattccagtgacACAATGTGTTACTAGTTCTCTGTCATGATAAACTTTAAAGGAGAGACGTACAAATCTtaaatttttcttatttaaatccCAGATTAAAGTCTGTAATGCTAAGCATCTGTAAGCAAAAGGAAACCCTCAAGAAGGGGTTCACGACTTCATCAGGAAGAAACATAAAGGCTCCCCTTATCCATTTCCAAGTATTTGGAACTCCCAGCCTCAGTAAAATGTGCTTCCTACCTTACTCAAGCTGCAGTAAACTAAACGAACAGGACCTATCTCAAGCCTGTAGAATTCCACTATGAAATCTGAccagcaaacatgaaaaaattttaaaaattacttaattAACTTGCCCCTGCACAacctcaaaaaggaaaaaagaaaaggagcctATGAATCACAGGGCTTGCTTACCTCTCTGTCAAATCTCCCAGGTCTTCTCAGTGCAGGGTCTAAGGCATTGGGCCTGTTTGTTGCTGCTGTAATGACTATTTTACTCTCACTACCAACACCATCCAGCAGTGTTAGTAACTGAGCAACAATACGATCTTCAGGAGCATTGTTTGACCCTCCTCGCTTTGGGCATAAAGAATCAATTTCATCAATAAACAGGATGGTTGGGCCTTCATATGCCATTTCTCTGGCCTTTTCAAAGACTCTTCGTAAattctcttcactttctcccGGTCTTGAACCATAGACAGCTAGGCCACTGGTGCACAACAGATACGCACCCAGTTCTTTGGCTACTGCCTTTACCACAAGGGTCTTCCCTACACCCGGGGGCCCTATTAATAGCACCCCATTAGGGACAGAAAGCCCTAGCTTCTTAAACGTCTTTGGAAAGCGGAAAGGCAGAtcaataatttctttcaaagacTTTCCCACATCATCTAGTCCTGCAACCGAAGTTTCTGCAGTGCCTTCTGATAAATGTCTGTACCATTCATAAGTGATCACCTCCTTAATCTTTACACTTGTCTGGGGGGTTATCAATCCAGCTTCACCCACCGAAGAGTCTACAGACAGTATTTCAATACACACGACAGGATTTTCGAGATTTGGGGCAACAGTAACAACATAATGAAGtgaaacataaatatttcttagCAGTTCTCTGACTGTCTCCTGCAACACTGCTCTGGGAGTCGACTTTTTCAGAGCAGCACTCTTAAGGACCACTCTCACAGTTGCCTTTGTTAGCCGGCGGTACGCTAGGAGCTGCAGCTGGCCCAAACTCAGCGTAAGACCCGTCACGTCCCTTGCCGTTACACCGGCGGTGCTGCAGGTCAGATCAACCTGCAGGTACCCGTCCACCAAGTCGTGCCTGGGCCACACCGTGCACAAGCAGCAGCCCCTAGGAAGGGAGATCCTCAGCGGGGCGCCGATCCTGGCTCCCAGGAAGGCCAGCGTGGAAGGTCCTACCCTACACCTCTGCGTGCCTTCGTCTCCCGGGTCCAGGAGGAGCAGCTTTAAGGCTGCCCGCTCCATCGAGGGCTGGCACGCTGCTCCCTCCGCGAGCCCGTCCAGCTCCTTTCTCACCCCGCCGCGCGTCGCCGCGGGCCTCACGCTCCGCCAGTACCAGACGGCCGCGACCTCCCTCTCACCCCCACCCGCCGCTCGCCGCTCGCCGCTCACCGCCCGAGCAGAAGCCGGAGCCGAAACCGCTCCCGCGTAAGAACCGCGCCGCACTGACAGGAAGCCACGGCGCAGCCTGCGCATGCGCAGCAGCGGAGCACGCGCACTGCGGGGGAATACGCACGGCGAGGCGGCGCTACCCGTTAGGCTGCCCCCTCCGGCGCTGCGGAGGGCGGTTGTGGTTGAGGGGCTGTGGGGCGGCTGCCCGTGAGGTGAATGCTGTTTGCTAGTGACGGGCTGCCAGCTGCAGGTCTGCTCTCGGCTTCTTATAACCTCTTGCCATAGGCGAAATGATTGACGCCCTCCTCATTGCCACTCCGCTTGTTCTCCGCAGCTGCCCTTGGTGGGGCTCACTTGTCTCCCTTATTTCGCCTCCCTCCTCTTGGGTTGGCCTTTCCCATGTCCCAGGTTAGTGCTTCTCTTGGAGTTGGGCAGCCCCATTTTCACCAGCGTTTGGGGTTGAGTTGTAGGTACCTGTTAAGAAAAATAGTGAGGAGCCGTACAGCTGACTTGAAAAACTGCTGATAGAATTAATTAAGACACATATTTATTCATCAATTGCTAAAAATGTAATAGGGTGCTTTTCTGACAAATGCTTAGagtttaagaaaaattaattgtATAACTTTTAGGTCCACCACCTTCTTAAACTGTGCCGTGAGTTGGGTAATACTTTTAATAAAATCCTTCCTGGAGATCAGTCAGCATTATGGGATACAAGAGAAAATTGTGATCTATAAAATTTAGCATATGTGTGGTTCTATCCTAGCAAGTGGCTTTGTTGTAGGTTAAGTTACATATCCTTCCTTTGAGACCACATACATACAAGAGTTGCGATCTCAGGTACATGACACTGGTCAGGTGCAGGTATGTTCACAGAAAACAGAGGGCGGTTTAAAGCGATGGCTACCAACTGTCCAGCTCGCATTTTGAAGGCCCCTGGAAGGGGGGCGTAACAAAATCTTATTGATGGTGTCCTGCTTAATCACATTTCTGACTGAATCAAGGGCTgtacacaaaatattttaatatgccATAGGAACAAAAGCAGGCAGTGGTAAGAGAGGTGGTTcggctgaaaaaaaatcaaattacgAGTAGGAACTCATAAGAAGGGTGTAGGGCTGAGCAGtgtgaaaaccagaaagctgcCTCCTTATGCCTAATTATGTGCAAAAGGCTCTATGTTATATTTCCTTTCAATTCATGGCCagattttctcctttcagtgtttgttttctgttccttttctcctgGATAGCTacttaatgtttcttttcatagCATGTGTTCATACTGTGCATATATGCAAATGATCATTTGGAATATGCAGACTTACTAAGTATTTAGTATGGGACAGACTAATGTTTGTCCAAAGAAAGTACAGATAAAAGATTATGAGGAGCTTTCATTCCAAGAAGGAGAATGTATTTTCAAGCCAATGTCTTATAAAAACATtctcttgttttatttctttccgtCAAAGGTTCTCATAAACACGAGTGCCCTCGAGTACATACTCGATTAAACAAAACACATGCTCTGTTTAAAATGGTAGATCTGTGTTTCAGAGTTCCAGAGTGGAAGTGGTAGACCCTCTGCTTGGTATTAAAGAGTTGTgtttaggaaagaaaagtatGGAAAAGTGCATATGTGAAACGAGCTCCATGGTTTATGCTGTATATACTTGTTCTTTTTAACAGACTTATTGTAACATCtggaaaatctgttttattatGAGAAGGAAAACACCTGCAAGTCTAATCTTGAGTGACAAAGAATTCCAGGTAACAGCTGTTAGAATTATTGATTTCAGTTTCTGTTGATTTTAGTAAGGACAAGTTTAGAGCttcctattaatttttttttaaagacaaatgcaTGGAAGAGGTGCTTTGTGGTAATTCATTAATTTTTCCAatttaaaatttacttttatACTGATTTGCATAAATATAATTGGGTAAGTACGGCAACCTATCcagttttccttcctgcccTCTGTTTATCATCATTATGTAATCCTTGTACTTCTTTATAATGAAAAAAGCATCATTATGGCAAAGATGATGAGCTAAGTTAACTGGCAGTAAATTGTGATTTTGTGCATTGCACAGCCATGCGAATGCTTGTGTCAGTGCAAagaatggcttgaaatgggtggTTGGGAGGGGAGGGTCACAGCCAAAAGAGGTCACAGTTCCAGCTTGTGTTGTCGCATTGATTGTGGAAATGCAGGTGATGGTTTAGGGGAAAAACAAGACAAAGCCACCAGCCTGCTTGTCAAGTATCTAccaataataatttttaaaatatgaatgggtgcttgttttagaaaaatatgaaatggGAATGAAGTAGTAATTCATGATTCACAGTAGTCTTACATAAGAACAGTTGATTTGACAGTGTTGACGTATGCTGctaatatttttggttttattctagTTACCTGTGAGTTACTAAGTGTAAAAGATACATCTAACAATAACACTCTTGGTGTCCAACATAAAAATTACACATCTGAACACAtctcagtgatttttttaacttaaactTCTTTGATTTTTAACTGTAGTATATTGTTGTAATACTGAATATTTTACTTTAGGACAGTGATAGTTCAGTTCTTTTTTGTATAATGAAGTGGGGCCCAAAACCCACTAAAGCGACTTTTTGAAAGTGTGCAGGATTGACTTTTTTGGCGCAAACTGTGGAATCAAGACcttatttgtatattttaatggaaaacttcGCTGAGTGACATTGCTCTGCTTTGGAATGCATAGCTTTTCATAATCATGCTCCTGAATAATTTACA from the Lathamus discolor isolate bLatDis1 chromosome 8, bLatDis1.hap1, whole genome shotgun sequence genome contains:
- the AFG2B gene encoding ATPase family gene 2 protein homolog B isoform X1, with the translated sequence MERAALKLLLLDPGDEGTQRCRVGPSTLAFLGARIGAPLRISLPRGCCLCTVWPRHDLVDGYLQVDLTCSTAGVTARDVTGLTLSLGQLQLLAYRRLTKATVRVVLKSAALKKSTPRAVLQETVRELLRNIYVSLHYVVTVAPNLENPVVCIEILSVDSSVGEAGLITPQTSVKIKEVITYEWYRHLSEGTAETSVAGLDDVGKSLKEIIDLPFRFPKTFKKLGLSVPNGVLLIGPPGVGKTLVVKAVAKELGAYLLCTSGLAVYGSRPGESEENLRRVFEKAREMAYEGPTILFIDEIDSLCPKRGGSNNAPEDRIVAQLLTLLDGVGSESKIVITAATNRPNALDPALRRPGRFDREVVIGTPTLTQRRSILQLLTSDMPISTDVDLVKLAEMTTGYVGADLTALCREAAMQAVFHSSLDSAKTVINMADFQEAFKKTQPSSFRSAIGLTECKPVTWEQIGGLEDVKLKLKQSVEWPMKFPQAFARMGLSHPKGILLYGPSGCAKTTLVKALATSCHCSFLSVSGADLFSPYVGDSEKILSQVFRQARASAPAIIFLDEIDSILGSRSHCKTSHGVSERVLSVLLNELDGIGLKVTERRGSKLQLEGQCQEQSDEERKLEFHESLNKDFMVVAATNRPDMLDDALLRPGRLDKVIYIPPPDLKGRLSILKICTEKIPLETDVSLQDVAVLTDLFSGADIENLCKEAALLALQENGLEVTAVKHEHFVKSLRTVKPSLNMKDLEFYEKIYTLKLAS
- the AFG2B gene encoding ATPase family gene 2 protein homolog B isoform X3, whose translation is MERAALKLLLLDPGDEGTQRCRVGPSTLAFLGARIGAPLRISLPRGCCLCTVWPRHDLVDGYLQVDLTCSTAGVTARDVTGLTLSLGQLQLLAYRRLTKATVRVVLKSAALKKSTPRAVLQETVRELLRNIYVSLHYVVTVAPNLENPVVCIEILSVDSSVGEAGLITPQTSVKIKEVITYEWYRHLSEGTAETSVAGLDDVGKSLKEIIDLPFRFPKTFKKLGLSVPNGVLLIGPPGVGKTLVVKAVAKELGAYLLCTSGLAVYGSRPGESEENLRRVFEKAREMAYEGPTILFIDEIDSLCPKRGGSNNAPEDRIVAQLLTLLDGVGSESKIVITAATNRPNALDPALRRPGRFDREVVIGTPTLTQRRSILQLLTSDMPISTDVDLVKLAEMTTGYVGADLTALCREAAMQAVFHSSLDSAKTVINMADFQEAFKKTQPSSFRSAIGLTECKPVTWEQIGGLEDVKLKLKQSVEWPMKFPQAFARMGLSHPKGILLYGPSGCAKTTLVKALATSCHCSFLSVSGADLFSPYVGDSEKILSQVFRQARASAPAIIFLDEIDSILGSRSHCKTSHGVSERVLSVLLNELDGIGLKVTERRGSKLQLEGQCQEQSDEERKSFMKV
- the AFG2B gene encoding ATPase family gene 2 protein homolog B isoform X2, whose product is MERAALKLLLLDPGDEGTQRCRVGPSTLAFLGARIGAPLRISLPRGCCLCTVWPRHDLVDGYLQVDLTCSTAGVTARDVTGLTLSLGQLQLLAYRRLTKATVRVVLKSAALKKSTPRAVLQETVRELLRNIYVSLHYVVTVAPNLENPVVCIEILSVDSSVGEAGLITPQTSVKIKEVITYEWYRHLSEGTAETSVAGLDDVGKSLKEIIDLPFRFPKTFKKLGLSVPNGVLLIGPPGVGKTLVVKAVAKELGAYLLCTSGLAVYGSRPGESEENLRRVFEKAREMAYEGPTILFIDEIDSLCPKRGGSNNAPEDRIVAQLLTLLDGVGSESKIVITAATNRPNALDPALRRPGRFDREDSAKTVINMADFQEAFKKTQPSSFRSAIGLTECKPVTWEQIGGLEDVKLKLKQSVEWPMKFPQAFARMGLSHPKGILLYGPSGCAKTTLVKALATSCHCSFLSVSGADLFSPYVGDSEKILSQVFRQARASAPAIIFLDEIDSILGSRSHCKTSHGVSERVLSVLLNELDGIGLKVTERRGSKLQLEGQCQEQSDEERKLEFHESLNKDFMVVAATNRPDMLDDALLRPGRLDKVIYIPPPDLKGRLSILKICTEKIPLETDVSLQDVAVLTDLFSGADIENLCKEAALLALQENGLEVTAVKHEHFVKSLRTVKPSLNMKDLEFYEKIYTLKLAS